The following coding sequences are from one Capsicum annuum cultivar UCD-10X-F1 chromosome 3, UCD10Xv1.1, whole genome shotgun sequence window:
- the LOC124896550 gene encoding S-adenosyl-L-methionine:benzoic acid/salicylic acid carboxyl methyltransferase 2-like, translating into MKVVEVLHMNGGNGDVSYANNSLVQRKVILMTKPITEEAISDLYCSLLPETLCIADLGCSSGANTFLVVSELVKVVEKERKKHKLQSPEFYFRFNDLPGNDFNVIFQSLGEFEQDLRNQTGEELGPCFFSGVPGSFYTRLFPSKSLHFVHSSYSLMWLSQVSLIFYKPTLI; encoded by the exons ATGAAGGTTGTTGAAGTTCTTCACATGAATGGAGGAAATGGAGACGTTAGCTATGCAAACAATTCTTTGGTTCAG AGAAAGGTGATTCTCATGACAAAGCCAATAACTGAGGAAGCCATAAGtgatctttactgcagcctcttacCAGAAACGTTATGCATTGCTGATTTGGGCTGTTCTTCTGGAGCTAACACTTTCTTGGTGGTATCAGAGCTTGTTAAAGTCGTTGAAAAAGAACGAAAAAAACACAAACTTCAATCTCCAGAGTTTTATTTTCGCTTCAATGACCTTCCTGGCAATGATTTTAACGTGATTTTTCAGTCATTGGGAGAATTTGAACAAGATTTGAGAAACCAAACTGGAGAAGAACTTGGTCCATGTTTTTTTAGTGGAGTCCCTGGTTCATTTTATACTCGACTTTTTCCTTCAAAAAGTCTGCATTTTGTTCACTCCAGTTATAGTCTCATGTGGCTATCTCAAGTAAGTTTGATTTTCTACAAACCAACACTAATT